One genomic segment of Ignavibacteriota bacterium includes these proteins:
- a CDS encoding galactokinase yields MNNLSPQENEIGTTNSLIRGIAAEFVNRGYKIGGFNATLTSNVLQGSGLSSSASIEVAIGSVLNFLYNNNEIPAHVIAQIGQFAENKFFGKPCGLMDQTACAVGGIIKIDFADNKNPVIQKVNFKLEEFEYKIIVVDTGGTHQNLTDDYAAIPKEMKEVANFFNKEKCSEINLDLFLANINELRKSINDRSILRAYHFLTENIRVDEQINSLENNDLNQFLSLVTKSGNSSYKFLQNIYSTKNIEEQPTSLALAITENYLNKIGEGSCRIHGGGFAGTIQVFLPQKNVKEYQQIMQKIFGNNSVNIINIRQFGSVLML; encoded by the coding sequence TTGAACAATCTTTCTCCGCAAGAAAATGAAATTGGAACAACAAATTCTTTAATTCGCGGAATTGCTGCGGAATTTGTAAATCGCGGATATAAAATCGGCGGATTTAATGCAACACTTACAAGCAATGTTTTACAAGGTTCCGGGTTAAGTTCATCAGCTTCAATTGAAGTTGCAATTGGTTCGGTTTTAAATTTTCTATACAACAATAATGAAATTCCGGCTCACGTTATTGCGCAGATTGGTCAATTTGCAGAAAACAAATTTTTCGGAAAACCTTGCGGACTAATGGATCAAACAGCTTGTGCAGTTGGCGGAATTATTAAAATAGATTTTGCCGATAATAAAAATCCGGTAATTCAAAAAGTTAATTTTAAATTAGAAGAATTTGAATATAAAATAATTGTTGTTGATACCGGCGGAACTCATCAAAATTTAACAGATGATTATGCGGCAATTCCAAAAGAGATGAAAGAAGTCGCAAACTTTTTTAACAAAGAAAAATGTTCGGAAATTAATCTCGATTTATTTTTAGCAAATATTAATGAATTAAGAAAATCTATAAATGATAGATCTATTTTGCGTGCTTATCATTTTTTGACGGAAAATATTAGAGTTGATGAACAAATAAATTCGCTAGAAAATAATGACTTAAATCAATTTTTAAGTTTGGTCACTAAATCCGGAAATTCATCTTATAAATTTCTTCAAAATATTTATTCAACAAAAAATATTGAAGAACAGCCAACTTCATTGGCTTTGGCAATTACGGAAAATTATTTAAATAAAATCGGCGAAGGCTCTTGCCGAATTCACGGAGGCGGATTTGCCGGAACAATTCAAGTTTTTCTTCCTCAAAAAAATGTGAAAGAATATCAGCAAATTATGCAAAAAATATTCGGCAATAATTCTGTTAACATTATAAATATCCGTCAATTTGGTTCTGTATTAATGTTATAA